A single genomic interval of Burkholderia cepacia ATCC 25416 harbors:
- the cobG gene encoding precorrin-3B synthase, protein MRPSACPGLVRVVAAADGGLCRIKLPGGRLDAHQARAIAAAARACGSGAIDATNRANLQLRGIRDGAADALIRALLDAGLGPSVDATADAVADTAALAASDDVRNVMLSPLAGDDPAALVDGRALAAPLLDMLAREPRRGELSPKFSIQLDGGESVAALDHPHDIWLAAWRRGDGAMRIAAGLAGCPPVAHDDRPASVDVAPDQGVALVRALLLAFLDLAPADVTRMRALLATCGERALLERAQHYVPFALAADPALAGWRRARTDPALRFGVHPSRDTARCHVGAQFPLGRLDATQLERLAALAETDGDGTLSMTPWQGVFMHRVPRERAPATLDALASLGLVCASSDPLAPLVACTGSAGCAKARADTKHDALALAARIGHAVDVHLTGCERHCALPHPATHTLVAVAPAHYDLYRRDAAAGLGAPLARHLTIDQAAARLTGARHSQDTTDA, encoded by the coding sequence GTGCGCCCGTCGGCTTGCCCGGGGCTCGTGCGCGTGGTCGCGGCCGCCGACGGCGGGCTGTGCCGGATCAAGCTGCCGGGCGGCCGGCTCGATGCGCATCAGGCGCGCGCGATCGCCGCCGCTGCGCGTGCCTGCGGCTCCGGTGCGATCGACGCGACCAATCGCGCGAATCTCCAGCTGCGCGGCATTCGCGACGGCGCGGCCGACGCGCTGATACGCGCGTTGCTCGACGCGGGCCTCGGCCCGTCCGTCGACGCCACCGCGGATGCCGTCGCCGATACCGCCGCGCTCGCCGCGAGCGACGACGTCCGCAACGTGATGCTCAGCCCGCTCGCCGGTGACGACCCCGCCGCCCTCGTCGACGGCCGCGCGCTCGCCGCGCCGCTCCTCGACATGCTGGCGCGCGAGCCGCGCCGTGGCGAGCTGTCGCCGAAATTCTCGATCCAGCTCGACGGCGGCGAATCGGTTGCGGCGCTCGATCATCCGCACGACATCTGGCTCGCCGCATGGCGTCGCGGCGACGGTGCGATGCGCATCGCGGCCGGGCTGGCCGGCTGCCCGCCGGTCGCGCACGACGACCGACCGGCCTCGGTCGATGTCGCGCCCGATCAAGGTGTCGCGCTGGTCCGCGCGCTGCTGCTCGCGTTCCTCGATCTCGCGCCGGCGGACGTCACGCGGATGCGTGCCCTGCTCGCGACCTGCGGCGAACGCGCGCTGCTCGAGCGCGCGCAGCACTATGTGCCGTTCGCGCTTGCGGCCGATCCGGCGCTCGCCGGCTGGCGCCGCGCGCGCACCGATCCGGCGCTGCGTTTCGGCGTACATCCGTCGCGCGATACCGCGCGCTGCCACGTCGGCGCGCAATTCCCGCTCGGCCGGCTCGACGCCACGCAACTGGAACGGCTCGCCGCGCTGGCCGAAACCGACGGCGACGGCACGCTGTCGATGACGCCCTGGCAAGGCGTGTTCATGCATCGCGTCCCGCGTGAACGCGCGCCGGCCACGCTCGATGCGCTGGCATCGCTCGGCCTCGTCTGCGCGTCGTCCGACCCGCTGGCGCCGCTCGTCGCGTGCACCGGCAGCGCGGGCTGCGCGAAAGCGCGCGCCGACACGAAACACGACGCGCTCGCGCTCGCCGCGCGCATCGGCCATGCGGTCGACGTGCACCTGACCGGCTGCGAGCGCCATTGCGCGCTGCCGCATCCCGCGACGCACACGCTCGTCGCGGTTGCGCCCGCGCACTACGACCTTTACCGGCGCGATGCGGCCGCGGGCCTCGGCGCCCCGCTCGCGCGCCATCTGACGATTGACCAGGCCGCGGCCCGACTGACGGGCGCGCGGCACAGCCAGGACACCACCGATGCTTGA
- a CDS encoding bifunctional cobalt-precorrin-7 (C(5))-methyltransferase/cobalt-precorrin-6B (C(15))-methyltransferase, translated as MTAWLTVVGIGDDGYAGLGRSARRALLDATLVVGAKRHLDMLPARLPAAREAWPSPFDLAGVLARRMSPVCVLASGDPMLFGVGATLARSLSPDEWRVLPAPSSLSLAAARLGWALQDVGAVSLVGRPLAALARHLLPGRRLFVLSADGRTPAAVAAELVARGFGPTRISVFEHLGGPLERRLDGLAQDWRVAETAALNLVALDCRAGPDAPRRALTPGLPDDAYRHDGQLTKRDLRAMTLGRLAPVPGELLWDVGAGSGSIGIEWMRAHPSCQAIAIEAHAERQRFIEHNRDALGVPGLQLVAGRAPDALAGLAAPDAIFIGGGATAAGVLDACWVSLKPGGRLVANAVTLQGELALAAWRETHGGTLTRVSLAHAEPLGRFDTWRQPLPVTLYDVRKPDTVDMADTAASPATTHTTDA; from the coding sequence ATGACGGCGTGGCTGACGGTAGTGGGCATCGGCGACGACGGTTACGCGGGGCTCGGCCGCAGCGCGCGCCGCGCGCTGCTCGACGCGACGCTCGTCGTCGGCGCGAAGCGGCATCTCGACATGCTGCCCGCGCGGCTGCCGGCCGCGCGCGAAGCGTGGCCGTCGCCGTTCGACCTTGCGGGCGTGCTTGCACGGCGCATGTCGCCCGTCTGCGTGCTCGCCAGCGGCGACCCGATGCTGTTCGGCGTCGGCGCCACGCTCGCGCGCTCGCTGTCCCCTGACGAATGGCGCGTGCTGCCCGCGCCGTCGTCGCTGTCGCTGGCGGCCGCACGCCTCGGCTGGGCACTGCAGGATGTCGGCGCGGTTTCGCTCGTCGGCCGTCCGCTTGCGGCGCTCGCGCGCCACCTGCTGCCGGGCCGCCGCCTGTTCGTGCTGAGCGCCGACGGCCGGACGCCGGCCGCCGTCGCGGCCGAACTCGTCGCACGCGGCTTCGGGCCGACGCGCATCAGCGTGTTCGAGCATCTGGGCGGCCCGCTCGAGCGGCGTCTCGACGGGCTCGCGCAGGACTGGCGCGTCGCCGAAACGGCCGCGCTCAATCTGGTCGCGCTCGACTGCCGGGCCGGCCCCGACGCGCCGCGCCGCGCGCTCACACCCGGCCTGCCCGACGATGCGTACCGCCACGACGGCCAGCTCACCAAGCGCGACCTGCGCGCGATGACGCTCGGCCGCCTCGCGCCCGTGCCCGGCGAGCTGCTGTGGGACGTCGGCGCCGGTAGCGGCTCGATCGGCATCGAATGGATGCGCGCGCATCCGTCATGCCAGGCGATCGCGATCGAAGCGCATGCGGAGCGGCAGCGCTTCATCGAGCACAACCGCGACGCGCTCGGCGTGCCGGGCCTGCAACTCGTCGCGGGCCGCGCACCCGATGCGCTCGCGGGGCTCGCCGCGCCCGACGCGATTTTCATCGGCGGCGGGGCGACCGCGGCCGGCGTGCTCGACGCGTGCTGGGTATCGCTGAAGCCCGGCGGCCGGCTGGTCGCGAACGCGGTCACGCTGCAGGGCGAACTGGCGCTCGCCGCATGGCGCGAGACGCATGGCGGCACGCTCACGCGCGTGTCGCTCGCGCATGCCGAGCCGCTCGGCCGCTTCGACACCTGGCGTCAGCCGCTGCCGGTCACGCTGTACGACGTGCGCAAGCCGGACACGGTCGACATGGCCGACACGGCGGCTTCGCCGGCCACGACGCATACAACGGACGCGTGA
- a CDS encoding cobalt-precorrin-5B (C(1))-methyltransferase: MRDETPEQPAPLRFGYTTGSCATATSLAAARLLLAGRADDAVEIVLPKGQRVMMRLDFCRTTADGAEAGTIKDAGDDPDVTHGALIFARVALAAAPGVRFHAGPGVGTVTRAGLTLPVGEPAINPVPRRMMTTHLEALAAEHGYAGGFDVTIGVEGGEALALKTMNPRLGIVGGLSILGTTGIVRPFSCSAYIASIHQGIDVARANGITHIAACTGNASEDAMRAHYHLPDMALIEMGDFAGAVLKHLRRAPVARLSMCGGFGKLSKLAAGHLDLHSRHSSIDLPLLAQWAAEAGASDALQAAMRAANTSQEALKLAHADGVPLGDLVCAHALRVARDIVPPSVAVEMFAIDRQGRFVGTAR; encoded by the coding sequence ATGCGCGACGAAACCCCCGAACAGCCCGCGCCGCTACGCTTCGGCTACACGACCGGCAGTTGCGCGACCGCGACGTCGCTCGCCGCCGCGCGGCTGCTGCTCGCGGGGCGTGCGGACGACGCGGTCGAGATCGTGCTGCCGAAGGGGCAGCGCGTGATGATGCGGCTCGATTTCTGCCGGACGACGGCCGACGGCGCGGAAGCCGGCACGATCAAGGATGCCGGCGACGATCCGGACGTCACGCACGGCGCGCTGATCTTCGCGCGTGTCGCGCTCGCGGCGGCGCCCGGCGTGCGTTTTCATGCGGGGCCGGGTGTCGGCACGGTCACGCGCGCGGGGCTGACGCTGCCGGTCGGTGAACCGGCGATCAACCCGGTGCCGCGCCGGATGATGACGACGCACCTGGAAGCGCTGGCGGCCGAGCATGGGTATGCGGGCGGCTTCGACGTGACGATCGGCGTCGAGGGCGGCGAGGCGCTCGCGCTGAAGACGATGAACCCGCGCCTCGGCATCGTCGGCGGGTTGTCGATCCTCGGCACGACCGGCATCGTGCGGCCGTTCTCGTGCTCGGCCTATATCGCGTCGATCCACCAGGGCATCGACGTCGCGCGGGCGAACGGCATCACGCATATCGCCGCGTGCACGGGCAACGCAAGCGAGGATGCGATGCGCGCGCACTACCACCTCCCCGACATGGCGCTGATCGAGATGGGCGATTTCGCGGGCGCGGTGCTCAAGCACCTGCGGCGCGCGCCGGTCGCGCGGCTGTCGATGTGCGGCGGCTTCGGCAAGCTCAGCAAACTCGCGGCCGGCCATCTCGACCTGCACAGCCGCCATTCGAGCATCGACCTGCCGTTGCTCGCGCAGTGGGCGGCCGAGGCCGGTGCGAGCGACGCGCTGCAGGCCGCGATGCGCGCCGCGAACACGAGCCAGGAAGCGCTGAAGCTCGCGCACGCCGACGGTGTGCCGCTCGGCGATCTCGTCTGCGCGCATGCGCTGCGCGTCGCGCGCGACATCGTGCCGCCGTCGGTTGCGGTCGAGATGTTCGCGATCGACCGGCAGGGCCGCTTCGTCGGGACAGCGCGATGA
- a CDS encoding cobalt-precorrin-6A reductase — protein sequence MSARILLLGGTGDALKIARALGPHHVYSLAGLGKTPDDLRCDVRVGGFGGAAGLAAYLRDAGIGLVIDATHPYAAQISANAAAAAREAGVPLWALRRAPWSPQPGDDWRMVDDWAGIEAALAPFRRPLFTLGREPLAHLDAIPPHQFWLVRCLDPHPGNARAQVVAARGPFTLDGERALFALAGIDVVVSKNSGGAATEAKLDVARERRLPVVMLRRPPLPDADRAFDSAAALIDALDPAARA from the coding sequence ATGAGCGCCCGCATCCTGCTGCTCGGCGGCACCGGCGACGCACTGAAGATCGCGCGCGCGCTCGGCCCGCATCATGTCTATAGTCTCGCCGGCCTCGGCAAGACGCCCGACGACCTGCGCTGCGACGTGCGCGTCGGCGGTTTCGGCGGCGCTGCCGGGCTGGCCGCGTATCTGCGCGACGCCGGTATCGGCCTCGTGATCGACGCGACGCATCCGTATGCCGCGCAAATCAGCGCGAATGCCGCCGCCGCGGCGCGTGAAGCGGGCGTGCCGCTATGGGCGCTGCGCCGCGCGCCGTGGTCGCCGCAACCCGGCGACGACTGGCGCATGGTCGACGACTGGGCCGGCATCGAAGCCGCGCTCGCGCCGTTCCGGCGGCCGCTGTTCACGCTCGGCCGCGAACCGCTCGCACATCTCGACGCGATCCCGCCGCACCAGTTCTGGCTCGTGCGCTGCCTCGACCCGCATCCCGGCAACGCGCGTGCACAGGTCGTCGCCGCGCGCGGGCCGTTCACGCTGGACGGCGAGCGCGCGCTGTTCGCGCTGGCGGGCATCGACGTCGTCGTCAGCAAGAACAGCGGTGGCGCGGCCACCGAAGCCAAGCTCGACGTCGCGCGCGAACGCAGGCTGCCGGTCGTGATGCTGCGCCGGCCGCCGCTGCCCGACGCCGACCGCGCGTTCGACTCGGCCGCGGCGCTCATCGACGCGCTCGATCCGGCCGCGCGCGCATGA
- the cobM gene encoding precorrin-4 C(11)-methyltransferase, with protein MTVYFIGAGPGDPELITVKGQRLVRTCPVILYAGSLVPAAVLDGHRAEQVVNTAELDLDAIVALLAAAHAKGQDVARVHSGDPSLYGAIGEQIRRLKTLGIPYEIVPGVTATAACAATLGVELTLPGVAQTVILTRFAGKTTMPEGEALGSLAAHRATLAIHLGVRHLARIVDEALPHYGADCPVAVIYRASWPDEERVTGTLADIVAKVRGTQIERTALILIGRVLDAEGFADSTLYASAG; from the coding sequence ATGACGGTGTATTTCATCGGCGCGGGCCCCGGCGACCCGGAGCTGATCACGGTGAAGGGCCAGCGCCTCGTGCGCACGTGCCCGGTGATCCTGTATGCGGGTTCGCTGGTGCCGGCCGCCGTGCTCGACGGCCATCGCGCGGAGCAGGTCGTCAACACGGCCGAGCTCGACCTCGATGCCATCGTCGCGCTGCTCGCCGCTGCGCACGCGAAAGGGCAGGACGTCGCGCGCGTGCATTCGGGCGACCCGTCGCTGTATGGCGCGATCGGCGAACAGATCCGCCGTCTCAAGACACTCGGGATACCGTACGAAATCGTGCCCGGCGTGACGGCCACGGCCGCATGCGCGGCGACGCTCGGCGTCGAGCTGACGCTGCCCGGCGTCGCACAGACGGTGATCCTCACGCGCTTCGCGGGCAAGACGACGATGCCGGAAGGCGAAGCGCTCGGCTCGCTCGCGGCGCACCGCGCGACGCTCGCGATCCATCTCGGCGTGCGCCATCTCGCCCGCATCGTCGACGAAGCGCTGCCGCATTACGGCGCCGATTGCCCGGTCGCGGTGATCTATCGCGCGAGCTGGCCGGATGAAGAACGCGTGACCGGCACGCTCGCCGACATCGTCGCCAAGGTGCGGGGCACGCAGATCGAGCGCACCGCGCTGATCCTGATCGGGCGCGTGCTCGACGCCGAAGGGTTTGCGGATTCGACGTTGTACGCGAGTGCGGGTTGA
- a CDS encoding MFS transporter, with translation MNRFTSPGWRLAAIVLVGLNLRPALAAVGPLLDMIQRATGIGDGAASLLTTIPILLMGLGALSARRLQRVTGIAGGVWLGVALIGLACVSRIGAQHAWLLLASACCAGVGIAMVQALLPGFVKAHFATRIGGAMGVYSTSIMGGAVLASVVAPFAAARWGWLAALAGWALPAAVAALAWPLASRGGNTLAAGPASATHARPSRSPRAWRLALFFGIATGAYTLVLAWLPPYYMRLGWSPTAAGSLLGGVTLAEVVAGLTISATIDRLPDRRPALHAAIASLFVGLLVMLAAPEALALPAALLMGAGIGALFPLSLIVTVDHAATPADAASLTGFVQGIGYLIAGLFPFAAGIVRQHLADLTPAWVAMACLCAALFGLAAGFAPRLARRVARA, from the coding sequence ATGAATCGCTTCACTTCCCCCGGATGGCGGCTTGCCGCCATCGTGCTCGTCGGGCTGAACCTGCGGCCGGCGCTCGCCGCGGTCGGCCCGCTGCTCGACATGATCCAGCGCGCGACCGGCATCGGCGACGGCGCGGCCAGCCTGCTGACGACGATCCCGATCCTGCTGATGGGGCTCGGCGCGCTGAGTGCGCGGCGCCTGCAGCGCGTGACCGGCATCGCGGGCGGCGTGTGGCTCGGCGTCGCGCTGATCGGGCTGGCCTGCGTGTCGCGCATCGGCGCGCAGCACGCGTGGCTGCTGCTCGCGAGCGCCTGCTGCGCGGGTGTCGGGATCGCGATGGTGCAGGCGCTGCTGCCCGGCTTCGTGAAGGCCCATTTCGCGACGCGGATCGGCGGCGCGATGGGCGTCTATTCGACGTCGATCATGGGCGGCGCCGTGCTCGCGAGCGTCGTCGCGCCGTTCGCCGCGGCCCGCTGGGGCTGGCTCGCCGCGCTCGCGGGCTGGGCGCTGCCGGCCGCGGTGGCCGCGCTGGCGTGGCCGCTGGCCAGCCGCGGCGGCAACACGCTCGCCGCCGGGCCGGCGTCGGCAACGCATGCGCGGCCGTCGCGCTCGCCGCGCGCGTGGCGGCTCGCGCTGTTCTTCGGCATCGCGACCGGCGCGTACACGCTCGTGCTCGCGTGGCTGCCGCCCTACTACATGCGGCTCGGCTGGTCGCCGACGGCGGCCGGCAGCCTGCTCGGCGGCGTGACACTCGCGGAGGTCGTCGCGGGCCTGACGATCTCCGCGACGATCGACCGCCTGCCCGATCGCCGCCCCGCGCTGCATGCGGCGATCGCGTCGCTGTTCGTCGGTTTGCTGGTGATGCTGGCCGCGCCCGAAGCGCTCGCGTTGCCCGCCGCGCTGCTGATGGGCGCGGGGATCGGCGCGCTGTTTCCGCTGTCGCTGATCGTCACGGTCGACCATGCGGCGACGCCGGCCGATGCCGCGTCGCTGACGGGATTCGTGCAGGGCATCGGCTACCTGATCGCCGGGCTGTTTCCATTCGCGGCCGGCATCGTGCGCCAGCATCTCGCGGACCTGACGCCCGCATGGGTCGCGATGGCTTGCCTGTGTGCCGCGCTGTTCGGGCTGGCCGCGGGGTTTGCACCGCGGCTCGCGCGGCGTGTTGCGCGTGCCTAG
- a CDS encoding MarR family winged helix-turn-helix transcriptional regulator, protein MDRAAHALAQWRNERPDLDASSMVVMGRLQEAALVIARDRLNPLFARYGMQPGEFDVLATLRRGGAPFALTPTALYDALMMSSGGMTARIDRLQKAGWVERRPNPADGRGTLVALTDTGRALIDEAVVAHIDNQRALLAVLSDDEQAQLSRLLEKLLAGLGGGAPGEPEGK, encoded by the coding sequence GTGGATCGAGCCGCGCATGCGCTCGCGCAATGGCGTAACGAGCGTCCGGATCTCGACGCGTCGTCGATGGTGGTGATGGGGCGGCTGCAGGAAGCGGCGCTCGTGATCGCGCGCGACCGTCTCAATCCGCTGTTCGCGCGCTACGGGATGCAGCCGGGCGAATTCGACGTGCTCGCGACGCTGCGGCGCGGCGGTGCGCCGTTCGCGCTGACGCCGACGGCACTGTACGACGCGCTGATGATGTCGTCGGGCGGGATGACCGCGCGCATCGACCGGCTGCAGAAGGCCGGCTGGGTCGAGCGCCGGCCGAACCCGGCCGACGGGCGCGGCACGCTCGTCGCGCTGACGGATACCGGCCGCGCGCTGATCGACGAAGCGGTCGTCGCGCACATCGACAACCAGCGCGCGTTGCTGGCCGTGCTGTCGGATGATGAGCAGGCGCAGTTGTCGCGACTGTTGGAGAAGCTGCTGGCGGGGCTGGGGGGCGGGGCGCCGGGAGAGCCGGAAGGCAAGTAG
- a CDS encoding NACHT domain-containing protein: MSTTQSDRDFEDEVRRIARAKWSAAQYSGAQMLEGRERDGVFETEESINFIEATVSAGTGKAKEDTRKLFKAISEHNRTGALKIAIGWFVTKSEPTAEQRKEVQELGKGQVRAVSFTQFQQSLIDVRAYLSARGNHSFGSVQDFATKSKIPAAPFVEIGLSHAATDSYCMVDNIVTRVLVGEHFAIVGQYGAGKSMTLREIYMRLQDMYIKGRTAKFPVYINLREHSGQSDPIELLERHARSIGFDSPSSLIRAWRAGFVILLADGFDEVTSLGVQGSWKKLKDLRTRSLEGIRKLVRDSNGSGVVVSGRSHYFENESELCRALGLGNAQVLSVDEFNDDQVKKFLSSFPNLSSDHAFPAWLPTRPLLLGYLASRGLLTDFSNPASVPDAVDGWDYLLDRIYVREEAIETNLDGPTLRRILQRAATSARTSEDGLGPIARSDLFSAFSEVCGYEPDEQGVLAIQRLPGLGIYRAEDESRCFVDKELASVCNGRELLMFLESPYEVAKDRSWVDVMNTCDRAISHVGAELAVRRLKAKGNLRSNIQQATAFLNSRTDLACARGDVAMVLLKGSIEMDISLNASEISFAGDVIEFHQAQSDLSKLSFSHCIFDHVLLEPETPSNKLPYFDNCLFEQMSGRISSKDLPSDRFSATCEFVAFDSSGTNGAIRSAQMSIGEKVLLITLRKLFIQSLSGRAEGALFRGLDVDERRCVSDVLELLKRHQLATEYSRGDGVIWLPSRKALNRVKRMLAAPTECGEEIIRDARLLA; encoded by the coding sequence ATGTCAACTACACAATCAGACCGAGATTTTGAAGATGAGGTCCGCCGAATTGCAAGAGCGAAATGGTCGGCGGCTCAGTATTCAGGGGCACAGATGTTAGAAGGCCGTGAAAGGGATGGCGTTTTTGAAACAGAAGAGTCCATCAACTTTATCGAAGCTACGGTATCGGCAGGGACCGGGAAAGCAAAAGAAGATACGCGGAAGCTTTTCAAAGCTATTTCTGAACACAATCGCACTGGAGCACTGAAAATTGCGATTGGTTGGTTCGTGACAAAAAGCGAACCGACAGCAGAACAGCGGAAAGAAGTCCAAGAATTGGGCAAGGGACAAGTCCGCGCGGTGTCGTTCACTCAGTTTCAGCAAAGCCTCATCGATGTACGTGCCTATTTGTCAGCGCGGGGCAATCATTCATTTGGAAGCGTTCAAGATTTCGCAACGAAGTCTAAAATACCCGCGGCCCCCTTTGTGGAAATCGGTCTCAGCCATGCCGCGACCGACAGCTACTGCATGGTTGACAACATTGTGACGAGAGTCCTTGTGGGCGAGCATTTCGCAATCGTCGGGCAGTACGGTGCAGGAAAGAGCATGACGTTGCGCGAGATCTACATGCGACTTCAAGACATGTATATCAAAGGAAGGACAGCAAAGTTTCCTGTCTACATCAACTTGCGCGAGCATTCTGGGCAAAGCGATCCTATTGAGCTACTCGAAAGACATGCTCGAAGCATTGGGTTCGATTCTCCCAGTTCGCTAATCCGAGCGTGGAGGGCTGGATTCGTCATTTTACTAGCCGATGGATTTGACGAGGTTACGTCACTGGGTGTACAGGGCTCGTGGAAAAAGCTTAAGGATCTTCGCACACGCTCTTTGGAAGGCATTCGGAAACTTGTGCGTGATAGTAATGGCAGTGGCGTAGTTGTCAGCGGCCGAAGCCATTATTTCGAGAATGAGTCAGAACTGTGTCGAGCTTTGGGTTTGGGCAACGCACAGGTATTAAGCGTTGATGAGTTTAACGATGACCAAGTGAAGAAATTTCTCTCTTCGTTTCCAAACCTATCAAGTGATCATGCCTTCCCGGCTTGGCTCCCTACTCGTCCGTTGCTGCTAGGTTACCTTGCATCGCGGGGGTTGCTTACAGATTTTTCAAATCCAGCAAGCGTTCCCGACGCCGTCGACGGTTGGGACTACCTCCTTGACCGGATTTACGTTCGAGAGGAAGCAATCGAAACCAATCTCGATGGCCCCACGTTGCGGCGCATCCTGCAACGTGCGGCAACTTCGGCTCGGACCTCCGAAGATGGATTGGGCCCCATCGCAAGAAGCGATCTCTTCTCCGCCTTTAGCGAGGTTTGCGGTTATGAGCCAGACGAACAAGGCGTACTTGCGATTCAGCGGCTACCAGGTTTGGGAATTTACAGGGCTGAAGATGAAAGTCGCTGCTTCGTGGACAAAGAACTAGCTTCGGTTTGCAACGGCCGTGAACTTTTGATGTTTCTTGAATCCCCATACGAGGTAGCCAAGGACCGCTCGTGGGTGGATGTTATGAATACCTGTGACCGTGCAATATCTCATGTTGGTGCCGAACTGGCGGTGCGAAGATTGAAAGCGAAAGGAAACCTTCGAAGCAACATCCAACAGGCTACTGCGTTTCTGAACAGCAGAACCGATTTAGCATGTGCGCGCGGAGATGTGGCAATGGTACTGCTTAAGGGCAGCATCGAAATGGACATTTCGCTTAATGCGTCTGAAATTAGCTTCGCAGGCGATGTCATCGAATTTCACCAAGCACAGTCGGATCTTAGTAAGCTTTCGTTTTCCCATTGTATCTTCGATCATGTTCTACTCGAGCCGGAAACTCCTTCCAATAAACTTCCCTACTTTGACAACTGCCTATTCGAACAGATGAGTGGCCGAATCTCTTCTAAGGATTTGCCGAGCGATAGATTTTCTGCCACGTGCGAGTTCGTTGCATTTGATTCTAGCGGAACGAACGGAGCAATCCGGTCTGCACAAATGAGCATCGGCGAGAAAGTCTTGCTGATAACGCTGCGGAAGCTTTTTATTCAAAGTTTATCGGGGCGCGCAGAGGGGGCACTATTCAGGGGGCTCGATGTTGACGAGCGGCGTTGTGTTTCCGATGTCCTTGAATTGCTAAAGCGCCACCAACTAGCGACCGAATATTCTCGGGGCGATGGTGTAATTTGGTTACCGTCGCGAAAAGCGCTCAATAGAGTTAAGAGAATGTTGGCCGCGCCAACCGAGTGTGGAGAGGAAATCATTCGCGACGCACGACTTCTCGCATAG
- a CDS encoding glutathione S-transferase N-terminal domain-containing protein, translating into MPDLSAFPITQKWPAQHPDRLQLYSLPTPNGVKVSIMLEETGLPYEPHLVRFDTNDQLSPAFLSLNPNNKIPAIIDPDGPDGKPLPLFESGAILIYLADKTGQLIPKDLAGRYETIQWVMFQMGGIGPMFGQVGFFHKFAGRDYEDKRPRDRYVDESKRLLGVLDAHLANRQWVMGDTYTIADIAIFPWVRNLVGFYEAGDLVGFSEFRNVKRVLDAFVARPAVARGLNIPARG; encoded by the coding sequence ATGCCCGATCTGTCCGCCTTCCCGATCACGCAAAAGTGGCCGGCCCAGCATCCCGACCGTCTCCAGCTCTACTCGCTGCCGACGCCGAACGGCGTCAAGGTGTCGATCATGCTCGAGGAAACCGGCCTGCCGTACGAGCCGCACCTCGTGCGCTTCGACACGAACGACCAGCTCTCGCCCGCGTTCCTGTCGCTGAACCCGAACAACAAGATCCCGGCGATCATCGATCCGGACGGCCCCGACGGCAAGCCGCTGCCGCTGTTCGAATCGGGCGCGATCCTGATCTATCTCGCGGACAAGACGGGCCAGTTGATCCCGAAGGATCTCGCGGGCCGCTACGAGACGATCCAGTGGGTGATGTTCCAGATGGGCGGCATCGGGCCGATGTTCGGCCAGGTCGGCTTCTTCCACAAGTTCGCCGGCCGCGACTACGAGGACAAGCGCCCGCGCGACCGCTACGTCGACGAGTCGAAGCGCCTGCTCGGCGTGCTCGACGCGCATCTCGCGAACCGCCAGTGGGTGATGGGCGATACCTACACGATCGCCGACATCGCGATCTTCCCGTGGGTGCGAAATCTTGTTGGTTTCTATGAAGCGGGCGATCTGGTCGGCTTTAGTGAATTCCGCAACGTCAAGCGGGTGCTCGATGCGTTTGTTGCGCGTCCGGCCGTTGCGCGTGGGCTCAATATTCCGGCGCGGGGCTGA